One stretch of Halobaculum marinum DNA includes these proteins:
- a CDS encoding AMP-binding protein, with translation MSDDPATAVDTDTVVHEPSEAFAEATNVRAFERAYGIDDYEALIERTTTEVDGEPASGVDWFWDELVDYLDVEFYTDYDAVRDDADGPQFTDWYPGGEINVAHNVLDRHAAGDTRDDVACVWEGEPGDTREVTFGDLHAQSNRVANYLESVGVETGDTVGLYMPMVPEVMSILYGCFKVGAIAVPIFSGFGVDATATRIDDSGCAVLFTADGFYRRGSEVTLKGAADEAIDEVGHVEDVVVYDRLDGSDSGSDVETPWTDDRDEWWADSVAEQSSEYDTKALPSDQESMLLYSSGTTGTPKGIVHTHAGVQLQCAKEIHFGFDQQPDDVFWWVSDIGWMMGPWTLIGNHTFGGTILMYEGAPDHPKPDRFWEMIDRHDVTQFGISPTAIRALRKYGDEHVEGHDLSSLRILGSTGEPWDPESWLWFYEHVGGGEAPIVNISGGTEICGCFLMPMPDQPLKPCTLGGPGLGMDIDIVDEGGESIADTHERGYLVARDSCPSMTKSLWSGDERYLEEYWSKFTDPPMWNHGDWAQKDDDGFWFLHGRADDTLNVAGRKVGPAEIEGVLIDHDAVNQAAAVGVDDDTTGTAVVAYVVLEPGVKPSEELKEDLRALVGEEHGKPFRPREILFVDAFPKTQSGKIIRRAIASVYEGEDPGDLSSMENPEALEALKEAS, from the coding sequence ATGAGCGACGACCCGGCCACAGCGGTCGACACGGACACCGTGGTCCACGAGCCAAGCGAGGCGTTCGCCGAGGCGACGAACGTCCGCGCGTTCGAGCGCGCGTACGGCATCGACGACTACGAGGCGTTGATCGAGCGCACGACGACCGAGGTCGACGGAGAACCGGCCTCCGGCGTCGACTGGTTCTGGGACGAACTCGTCGACTACCTCGATGTCGAGTTCTACACCGACTACGACGCCGTCCGCGACGACGCCGACGGACCACAGTTCACCGACTGGTATCCGGGCGGCGAGATCAACGTCGCACACAACGTCCTCGACCGTCACGCCGCCGGCGACACCCGTGACGACGTGGCGTGCGTCTGGGAGGGCGAACCCGGCGACACGCGCGAGGTGACGTTCGGCGACCTCCACGCACAGAGCAACCGGGTCGCGAACTACCTGGAGTCGGTCGGCGTCGAGACGGGCGACACGGTCGGCCTCTACATGCCGATGGTGCCCGAGGTGATGAGCATCCTCTACGGCTGTTTCAAGGTCGGCGCCATCGCGGTCCCCATCTTCTCGGGGTTCGGCGTCGACGCGACCGCGACTCGCATCGACGACTCCGGGTGTGCAGTGCTGTTCACGGCGGACGGCTTCTACCGCCGCGGCAGCGAGGTGACGCTGAAGGGCGCCGCCGACGAGGCCATCGACGAGGTCGGTCACGTCGAGGACGTGGTCGTGTACGACCGCCTGGATGGGAGCGACTCGGGGAGCGACGTCGAGACGCCGTGGACCGACGACCGCGACGAGTGGTGGGCTGACTCGGTCGCCGAGCAGTCCTCGGAGTACGACACGAAGGCACTCCCCAGCGACCAGGAGTCGATGCTGCTGTACTCCTCGGGGACGACCGGGACGCCGAAGGGCATCGTCCACACCCACGCCGGCGTCCAACTGCAGTGTGCCAAGGAGATCCACTTCGGCTTCGACCAGCAGCCCGACGACGTGTTCTGGTGGGTGTCCGACATCGGCTGGATGATGGGTCCGTGGACGCTCATCGGGAACCACACGTTCGGTGGGACGATCCTCATGTACGAGGGTGCGCCCGACCACCCCAAGCCGGACCGCTTCTGGGAGATGATCGACCGCCACGACGTGACACAGTTCGGCATCTCGCCGACCGCGATCCGCGCACTGCGGAAGTACGGCGACGAACACGTCGAGGGGCACGACCTCTCCAGTCTCCGCATCCTCGGGTCGACCGGCGAGCCGTGGGACCCCGAGTCCTGGCTGTGGTTCTACGAGCACGTCGGCGGCGGCGAGGCGCCCATCGTCAACATCTCCGGCGGCACAGAGATCTGTGGCTGTTTCCTCATGCCGATGCCCGACCAGCCCCTCAAGCCGTGCACGCTCGGCGGTCCGGGACTGGGGATGGACATCGACATCGTCGACGAGGGCGGCGAGAGCATCGCCGACACCCACGAGCGCGGCTACCTCGTCGCGCGCGACTCCTGTCCGAGCATGACCAAGAGCCTCTGGTCGGGCGACGAGCGCTACCTGGAGGAGTACTGGTCGAAGTTCACGGACCCGCCGATGTGGAACCACGGCGACTGGGCCCAGAAGGACGACGACGGCTTCTGGTTCCTCCACGGGCGCGCCGACGACACGCTCAACGTCGCCGGGCGGAAGGTCGGCCCCGCCGAAATCGAAGGCGTCCTCATTGACCACGACGCCGTCAACCAGGCCGCGGCGGTCGGCGTCGACGACGACACGACGGGCACCGCGGTCGTCGCGTACGTCGTCCTCGAACCCGGCGTAAAGCCGTCCGAGGAACTGAAGGAAGACCTCCGAGCGCTCGTCGGCGAAGAGCACGGCAAGCCGTTCCGCCCCCGTGAGATCCTGTTCGTCGACGCGTTCCCCAAGACGCAGTCGGGGAAGATCATCCGCCGCGCTATCGCCTCCGTCTACGAGGGCGAGGACCCCGGCGACCTCTCGTCGATGGAGAACCCCGAAGCGCTGGAGGCGCTGAAGGAGGCGAGTTAG
- a CDS encoding SDR family NAD(P)-dependent oxidoreductase, whose product MPDDTDAFDPATAFDLSGRVAVVTGGTRGIGRAIALGLANAGADVVPTSRTAADVDDAVAAVESRGVDSLAVPTDVTDTDDVTDLFAAVESEFGGVDVVVNNAGVNPEGALGPPEATTEEAEEFVLDVNLRGALRCARAAAESLAASGGGNLINVASVGGLVGLPRQHPYVASKHGLVGVTKSMALDWAPDVRVNAVAPGYVLTDLTADIEGNDRLMASIRDRTPLARFAEPEEVAGPVVFLASDAASYVTGACLSVDGGWTAR is encoded by the coding sequence ATGCCCGACGACACAGACGCCTTCGACCCTGCCACCGCGTTCGACCTCTCCGGTCGCGTCGCCGTCGTCACCGGCGGGACGCGCGGCATCGGTCGCGCCATCGCGCTCGGCCTCGCGAACGCCGGCGCCGACGTGGTGCCGACGAGCCGAACCGCCGCCGACGTGGACGACGCCGTCGCGGCCGTCGAATCCCGTGGGGTCGACTCGCTCGCGGTGCCGACGGACGTGACCGACACCGACGACGTGACCGACCTGTTCGCGGCCGTCGAGTCCGAGTTCGGCGGCGTCGACGTCGTCGTCAACAACGCCGGCGTCAACCCGGAGGGCGCGCTCGGGCCGCCGGAGGCGACGACCGAGGAGGCGGAGGAGTTCGTCCTCGACGTGAACCTCCGCGGCGCGCTGCGGTGTGCGCGCGCCGCCGCCGAGTCGCTGGCCGCGAGCGGCGGCGGGAACCTGATCAACGTCGCCTCCGTCGGCGGCCTGGTCGGCCTCCCGCGCCAACACCCGTACGTCGCCTCGAAACACGGACTCGTCGGCGTGACGAAGTCGATGGCGCTCGACTGGGCGCCCGACGTGCGCGTCAACGCCGTCGCCCCGGGCTACGTCCTCACCGACCTGACGGCGGACATCGAGGGAAACGACCGGCTGATGGCGTCGATCCGCGACCGGACGCCGCTGGCGCGGTTCGCCGAGCCCGAAGAGGTCGCCGGGCCGGTGGTGTTCCTCGCGAGCGACGCCGCGAGCTACGTCACGGGCGCGTGTCTGAGTGTGGACGGCGGGTGGACGGCACGGTAG
- a CDS encoding amphi-Trp domain-containing protein yields the protein MGELETEAEQTRAEVATYLRDLADQLDADGPVTLDLGGTEVRVDPTDPVTFKLEGESDWSPGDATAKQSVEFELVWWRDVEGADEAALDVRS from the coding sequence ATGGGAGAACTCGAGACCGAGGCGGAACAGACGCGCGCGGAGGTCGCGACGTACCTCCGCGACCTCGCCGACCAACTCGACGCCGACGGCCCGGTGACACTCGACCTCGGCGGCACCGAGGTGCGGGTGGACCCGACCGACCCCGTGACGTTCAAACTGGAGGGTGAGTCTGACTGGTCGCCCGGCGACGCGACGGCGAAACAGAGCGTCGAGTTCGAGTTGGTGTGGTGGCGCGACGTCGAGGGCGCCGACGAGGCGGCGCTGGACGTGCGGTCGTAG
- a CDS encoding GNAT family N-acetyltransferase produces MYVRDARNRDEAWLLDRIEEMGLDERAFRSRDYVIAVEEGSNTRAGFGRLRIHKTDDGDYIELTGIGVLESWRGQGVGAHVVERLVEKAGDDEFDDIYCFTPTASYLEQFGFAAVDDDEVPDALAERLAVVEGDNADPVTPMRLPREAFVMPDRLRERFKHATAEGDAAEPAIEETAEDFGIDPEEATYKYDTGR; encoded by the coding sequence ATGTACGTCCGCGACGCCAGGAACCGAGACGAGGCGTGGCTGCTCGACCGCATCGAGGAGATGGGCCTCGACGAGCGGGCGTTTCGCTCGCGCGACTACGTTATCGCGGTCGAGGAGGGCTCCAACACCCGGGCGGGGTTCGGGCGCCTGCGCATCCACAAGACCGACGACGGCGACTACATCGAGTTGACCGGTATCGGCGTGTTGGAGTCGTGGCGCGGCCAGGGCGTCGGCGCCCACGTCGTCGAGCGACTCGTCGAGAAGGCCGGCGACGACGAGTTCGACGACATCTACTGTTTCACGCCGACTGCGTCGTACCTCGAACAGTTCGGATTCGCCGCGGTCGACGACGACGAGGTGCCCGACGCGCTCGCCGAACGCCTCGCCGTCGTCGAGGGGGACAACGCCGACCCGGTGACGCCGATGCGGCTCCCCCGCGAGGCGTTCGTCATGCCCGACCGTCTCCGCGAGCGGTTCAAGCACGCGACCGCCGAGGGCGACGCCGCCGAACCGGCCATCGAGGAGACGGCCGAGGACTTCGGCATCGACCCGGAGGAGGCGACGTACAAGTACGACACCGGGCGGTAG
- a CDS encoding CPBP family intramembrane glutamic endopeptidase — MTLDPPADSSAQPTAEGDERTPTGPEGRGWRGVVAFLLLAFGWSWGVWGPQALAAEGVIRAAPTLPAVGAFGPTVAAFVLVAYADGWSGVRRLAARAVRVDFPRRWLAPALLLAPALVVLALGVAFATDTAPSFPWAGSPVVLPVAFVFVLLLGGPVQEEFGWRGYLLDPLQERLSALGGGVAVGLIWALWHVPLFYVPSETIYYRRSFVGFAVSITLLSVLLTWLYNNTNGSLLPALLLHATWNWSQVMFPVLDSDPASLAMVVLLAVTTVGVVGYWGPSRLTRLPALPADLRPGR; from the coding sequence ATGACCCTCGACCCGCCCGCCGACTCGTCTGCCCAGCCGACCGCCGAGGGCGACGAGCGCACACCGACCGGCCCCGAGGGCCGCGGGTGGCGCGGGGTGGTCGCGTTCCTCCTGCTCGCGTTCGGCTGGTCGTGGGGGGTCTGGGGGCCGCAGGCGCTCGCCGCCGAAGGGGTGATCCGCGCGGCACCGACGCTCCCCGCCGTCGGGGCGTTCGGCCCGACTGTCGCCGCGTTCGTCCTCGTCGCGTACGCCGACGGGTGGTCCGGGGTCCGCCGTCTCGCGGCGCGAGCGGTTCGTGTGGACTTCCCGAGGCGGTGGCTCGCACCCGCGCTGTTGCTCGCGCCCGCACTCGTGGTGCTCGCGCTGGGCGTCGCGTTCGCGACCGACACGGCCCCGTCGTTCCCGTGGGCCGGCAGCCCCGTCGTGCTCCCGGTCGCGTTCGTGTTCGTGCTCCTGCTCGGTGGTCCCGTCCAAGAGGAGTTCGGCTGGCGAGGCTACCTGCTGGACCCGCTGCAGGAACGACTCTCCGCGCTCGGCGGCGGCGTCGCCGTCGGACTGATCTGGGCGCTGTGGCACGTCCCGCTGTTCTACGTCCCGAGTGAGACGATCTACTACCGGCGTTCGTTCGTCGGGTTTGCCGTCTCGATCACGCTACTGTCGGTCCTCCTCACGTGGCTGTACAACAACACGAACGGGAGTCTGCTCCCGGCGCTCCTCTTGCACGCGACGTGGAACTGGTCGCAGGTGATGTTCCCGGTGCTCGACTCCGATCCCGCGAGCCTCGCGATGGTCGTCCTGCTGGCCGTGACGACGGTGGGGGTGGTCGGCTACTGGGGCCCGAGTCGGCTGACCCGTTTGCCCGCCCTCCCGGCCGACTTGCGTCCCGGGCGGTAG
- a CDS encoding DUF7520 family protein, with product MRESATATDDADGDEEGLIEGEAETTEASGRPYLVGAAAAVTLFAAAAGYVVAANNAVPAVTVFGAVTLPGSPAAMALYGAVLSLAVLGTLFGLVTVASRFDDDAVN from the coding sequence GTGCGCGAATCCGCGACGGCGACAGACGACGCCGACGGCGACGAGGAGGGGTTGATCGAGGGCGAGGCGGAGACGACCGAGGCGTCGGGTCGCCCGTACCTCGTCGGCGCGGCGGCGGCGGTGACGCTGTTCGCCGCGGCAGCGGGCTACGTCGTCGCCGCGAACAACGCCGTCCCCGCGGTCACGGTGTTCGGCGCCGTCACGCTCCCGGGGTCGCCGGCGGCGATGGCGCTGTACGGGGCGGTCCTCTCGCTGGCGGTCCTCGGGACGCTGTTCGGGTTGGTGACGGTCGCCTCCCGGTTCGACGACGACGCCGTGAACTGA
- the cdd gene encoding cytidine deaminase, whose amino-acid sequence MTDDSAVPAADPLVAAAREAFADAYVPYSEYPVGAAIRTADGTVFVGCNIENANYSNSLHAEEVAIGEAVKNGHTEFDRLAVASDARDGVTPCGMCRQTLAEFCDADLEVVCDEGDGVSTYTLGELLPDTISLQTLTDAEEQRRQR is encoded by the coding sequence ATGACAGACGACTCCGCCGTCCCCGCGGCCGACCCGCTCGTCGCCGCCGCCCGCGAGGCGTTCGCCGACGCGTACGTCCCCTACTCCGAGTACCCCGTCGGCGCCGCCATCCGCACCGCCGACGGCACCGTGTTCGTCGGCTGCAACATCGAGAACGCCAACTACTCCAACTCGCTGCACGCCGAGGAGGTCGCCATCGGCGAGGCGGTGAAGAACGGTCACACGGAGTTCGACCGTCTCGCGGTCGCCTCCGACGCCCGCGACGGCGTCACCCCGTGTGGGATGTGTCGCCAGACGCTCGCGGAGTTCTGTGACGCCGACCTGGAGGTCGTCTGCGACGAGGGCGACGGCGTGTCGACGTACACGCTCGGAGAGTTGCTCCCCGACACGATCAGTCTCCAGACACTCACCGACGCGGAGGAACAGCGGAGACAGCGGTAG
- a CDS encoding class I SAM-dependent methyltransferase — translation MAPPVYSGLDYANPAAAYGFDASYHGAPPNWDIGRPQRAFVRLEEAGRIGRRVIEVGCGTGELSLFLARHGHEVLGVDVAPTAIRQAREKARWRRVPARFIVWDALRLADLGLRPDTVVDSGMLHCLGPREQRLAVEAVRRTLRPSGWYFLLCDARGDGVPATWASLSRADLRDLFRPERGWDLAFVSDAIFERRGSRSPAFLVGARRRE, via the coding sequence GTGGCTCCGCCTGTCTACTCCGGACTGGACTACGCCAACCCCGCCGCCGCGTACGGCTTCGACGCCTCCTACCACGGCGCGCCGCCCAACTGGGACATCGGGCGGCCCCAACGGGCGTTCGTCCGCCTCGAGGAGGCGGGGCGGATCGGCCGCCGGGTGATCGAAGTCGGCTGCGGCACCGGCGAACTGTCGCTGTTCCTCGCGCGACACGGCCACGAGGTGCTCGGCGTCGACGTGGCGCCGACGGCGATCCGACAGGCCCGCGAGAAGGCCCGGTGGCGCCGGGTGCCCGCGCGGTTCATCGTGTGGGACGCGCTCCGGTTGGCCGACCTCGGTCTCCGGCCCGACACGGTCGTCGACTCGGGGATGCTCCACTGTCTGGGGCCGCGCGAACAGCGCCTCGCGGTCGAGGCGGTCAGGCGGACACTCCGTCCGAGCGGGTGGTACTTCCTCCTGTGTGACGCGCGCGGGGACGGGGTGCCAGCGACGTGGGCGTCGCTCTCGCGCGCGGACCTCCGCGACCTGTTCCGGCCCGAGCGCGGGTGGGATCTGGCGTTCGTGTCCGACGCTATCTTCGAGCGCCGCGGGTCTCGGTCGCCGGCGTTCCTCGTCGGCGCACGTCGGCGCGAGTGA
- a CDS encoding serine hydrolase domain-containing protein: protein MQFPAAGDEGFESVAPADAGLDPDAVRDAVEFHLTHGTLPEQVAYDFSNQEPWDESEGELGYTLGPMPDRRGGPAGLILKEGRLVAEWGDTRRVDHSFSVAKSFLSIVAGVAWDRGLFELDERVTDHPSHASDGGFASEQNAPITWRHLLDQTSEWEGTLFDRPDTIDRNRGVGKTGGPGKGEHRDLEAPGTHWEYNDVRINRLALSLLRLWAKPLPRVLAHEVMDPAGATRTWEWHGYHNSSVEVEGRPMQSVSGGGHWGGGFWGSARDLARAGHLLLNGGRWGDDRLLSADWVDRATAPCDANPNYGFLLWLNTDNALWPSAPSSAYAMLGHGQNVVWVDPEHDLVVVLRWLELADDYADRADMPNQDRVFARLLDGV, encoded by the coding sequence ATGCAGTTCCCCGCCGCCGGCGACGAGGGGTTCGAGTCGGTCGCCCCCGCAGACGCTGGCCTCGACCCCGACGCCGTCCGCGACGCCGTCGAGTTCCACCTGACGCACGGCACCCTGCCCGAGCAGGTCGCATACGACTTCTCGAACCAGGAGCCGTGGGACGAGTCCGAGGGCGAGTTGGGGTACACGCTCGGCCCGATGCCCGACCGGCGCGGCGGCCCCGCGGGGCTGATCCTCAAGGAGGGGCGACTCGTCGCCGAGTGGGGCGACACCCGACGGGTCGACCACTCGTTCTCGGTGGCGAAGTCGTTCCTCTCCATCGTCGCCGGCGTCGCGTGGGACCGCGGGCTGTTCGAGTTGGACGAGCGCGTCACCGACCACCCGAGCCACGCGAGCGACGGCGGATTCGCGAGCGAGCAGAACGCACCCATCACGTGGCGCCACCTGCTCGACCAGACGAGCGAGTGGGAGGGGACGCTGTTCGACCGACCCGACACCATCGACCGCAACCGCGGCGTCGGCAAGACCGGCGGCCCCGGCAAGGGCGAGCACCGCGACCTGGAGGCGCCGGGCACCCACTGGGAGTACAACGACGTGCGGATCAACCGCCTCGCGCTGTCGCTGTTGCGACTGTGGGCGAAGCCGCTCCCCCGCGTCCTGGCGCACGAGGTGATGGACCCCGCGGGCGCGACGCGGACGTGGGAGTGGCACGGCTACCACAACTCCAGCGTCGAGGTCGAGGGGCGACCGATGCAGTCCGTCTCCGGCGGCGGGCACTGGGGCGGCGGCTTCTGGGGCTCCGCGCGCGACCTCGCTCGGGCGGGCCACCTCTTGCTCAACGGGGGCCGGTGGGGCGACGACCGACTCCTCTCGGCGGACTGGGTCGACCGCGCGACGGCGCCGTGTGACGCGAACCCGAACTACGGCTTCCTGTTGTGGCTCAACACCGACAACGCGCTGTGGCCGTCGGCGCCATCGTCGGCGTACGCGATGCTCGGCCACGGGCAGAACGTCGTCTGGGTCGACCCGGAACACGACCTCGTGGTCGTGCTCCGGTGGCTGGAGTTGGCCGACGACTACGCCGACCGGGCGGACATGCCGAACCAGGACCGCGTGTTCGCGCGACTGCTCGACGGCGTCTGA
- a CDS encoding nucleoside phosphorylase, which produces MSDHGPSDDSEDPNAEVQYHIEVGPDDVADTVLLPGNPERVDKVTALWDDHAEKAYHREYRTATGTYDGEPISVTSTGIGSPSAAIAVEELARAGVDTFIRVGSCGAIQEEMDIGDLVITSGAVRQEGTSKEYVREDYPATADHEVVSALVAAAERLGYDYHVGITMSADSFYAGQGRPGFEGFRAAGADDLVDELREANVKNIEMEAAAITTIANVYGLRAGAVCTVYANRVTGEFRTEGESRAAECASLAAALLARMDEVKREAGVDRWHAGLSLE; this is translated from the coding sequence ATGAGTGATCACGGCCCCAGCGACGACAGCGAGGACCCGAACGCGGAGGTTCAGTACCACATCGAGGTCGGCCCCGACGATGTGGCCGACACCGTCCTCCTCCCGGGCAACCCCGAGCGCGTCGACAAGGTGACCGCGCTGTGGGACGACCACGCAGAGAAGGCGTACCACCGTGAGTACCGCACCGCGACCGGGACGTACGACGGCGAACCGATCTCGGTCACGTCGACGGGTATCGGCTCTCCCTCCGCCGCTATCGCGGTCGAGGAACTCGCCCGTGCGGGCGTGGACACCTTCATCCGCGTCGGCTCCTGTGGCGCCATCCAAGAGGAGATGGACATCGGCGACCTCGTCATCACCTCCGGCGCCGTCCGCCAAGAGGGGACGAGCAAGGAGTACGTCCGCGAGGACTACCCCGCGACCGCCGACCACGAGGTCGTCTCCGCACTCGTGGCCGCCGCCGAACGCCTCGGCTACGACTACCACGTCGGCATCACCATGTCTGCCGACTCCTTCTACGCCGGGCAGGGGCGCCCCGGGTTCGAAGGGTTCCGCGCCGCCGGTGCCGACGACCTCGTCGACGAACTCAGAGAGGCGAACGTGAAGAACATCGAGATGGAGGCCGCCGCCATCACGACCATCGCGAACGTGTACGGCCTGCGCGCCGGCGCCGTCTGCACGGTGTACGCCAACCGCGTCACCGGCGAGTTCCGCACCGAGGGCGAGTCGCGGGCCGCCGAGTGCGCCAGCCTCGCGGCGGCGCTCCTCGCGCGGATGGACGAGGTGAAGCGCGAGGCGGGCGTCGACCGCTGGCACGCCGGCCTGTCGCTGGAGTAG
- a CDS encoding NAD(P)/FAD-dependent oxidoreductase: MSQQVVVVGAGYAGAGTVKAFEDAIEPGEAELTWVSDTDYHLVLHESHRVIRKPEVESKVAIPVDEIKADDTNFVKGRVVEVDTDDQVLHTRGGEEVEYDYLLLAVGSATAFFGIPGLREHALTLKSLDDAREIHQAVKSAGQEATTTDPAKVLVGGAGLSGIQSAGEIAEFRDDNKAPIDIELVEGLDSVFPNNDPEVQGAIRKRLDNKDIAVSTGEFISKVDENAVYLGGAEEEYYGEDGEGDAPAKEDIDFADDLVMDYDVLLWTGGITGQEEVDDFHVDADDRSGRVYAESTFETSADNVFAIGDTALVDQGDEEVAPPTAQAAWQAAEVAGENLARAVRGAPLKSWQHEDKGTLISIGDEAVAHDVKGPGFSVPVNTFGGPAAKALKKGVASRWIADVAGYGRALNAWSDM, encoded by the coding sequence ATGAGCCAACAGGTCGTCGTCGTCGGTGCCGGGTACGCCGGTGCCGGGACGGTGAAAGCGTTCGAGGACGCGATCGAACCGGGCGAGGCAGAACTGACGTGGGTGTCCGACACCGACTACCACCTCGTCCTCCACGAGTCCCACCGGGTCATCCGCAAGCCCGAGGTGGAGTCGAAGGTCGCCATCCCGGTCGACGAGATCAAAGCCGACGACACGAACTTCGTGAAGGGCCGCGTCGTCGAGGTCGACACCGACGACCAGGTCCTCCACACCCGCGGTGGCGAGGAGGTCGAGTACGACTACCTCCTGCTGGCGGTCGGGTCGGCGACGGCGTTCTTCGGCATCCCCGGCCTCCGCGAGCACGCGCTCACGCTCAAGAGCCTCGACGACGCCCGCGAGATCCACCAGGCGGTCAAGAGCGCCGGGCAGGAGGCGACGACGACCGACCCCGCGAAGGTGCTCGTCGGCGGTGCCGGCCTCTCGGGCATCCAGTCCGCCGGTGAGATCGCGGAGTTCCGCGACGACAACAAGGCGCCCATCGACATCGAACTCGTCGAGGGGCTGGACTCGGTGTTCCCGAACAACGACCCCGAGGTGCAGGGTGCGATCCGCAAGCGCCTCGACAACAAGGACATCGCCGTCTCCACCGGCGAGTTCATCTCGAAGGTCGACGAGAACGCCGTCTACCTCGGCGGCGCCGAAGAGGAGTACTACGGCGAGGACGGCGAGGGCGACGCCCCCGCCAAGGAGGACATCGACTTCGCCGACGACCTCGTGATGGACTACGACGTGCTCCTGTGGACGGGCGGGATCACGGGCCAAGAGGAGGTCGACGACTTCCACGTCGACGCCGACGACCGCTCCGGTCGCGTGTACGCCGAGTCCACGTTCGAGACGAGCGCCGACAACGTGTTCGCCATCGGCGACACCGCGCTCGTCGACCAGGGCGACGAGGAGGTCGCCCCGCCGACGGCGCAGGCCGCCTGGCAGGCCGCCGAGGTCGCCGGCGAGAACCTCGCGCGCGCCGTCCGCGGCGCCCCGCTCAAGTCGTGGCAACACGAGGACAAGGGGACGCTCATCTCCATCGGCGACGAGGCGGTCGCACACGACGTGAAGGGCCCCGGCTTCTCGGTGCCGGTCAACACCTTCGGCGGTCCTGCCGCCAAGGCGCTGAAGAAGGGCGTCGCGAGCCGCTGGATCGCCGACGTCGCCGGCTACGGGCGCGCGCTCAACGCCTGGAGCGACATGTGA
- a CDS encoding HTH domain-containing protein, with amino-acid sequence MSSIELTDSQRKILNELVNLYREEEDAVKGETIADAVGRNAGTIRNQMQSLKALQLVEGVPGPKGGYKPTANAFEALDLQSLDEPASTPLFHNDERLENVNVQEINLTSVHHPELCRAEIHLQGSVRNFHEGDAVSVGPTPLSKLVIDGTVDGKDDTASVLILKIDGMEAPSEPPEH; translated from the coding sequence ATGTCGTCCATCGAGCTCACCGACAGTCAACGGAAGATCCTCAACGAACTGGTGAACCTCTACCGCGAGGAGGAAGACGCGGTGAAAGGCGAGACCATCGCCGACGCCGTCGGTCGCAACGCCGGCACGATCCGCAACCAGATGCAGAGCCTGAAGGCGCTGCAGTTGGTCGAGGGCGTACCTGGGCCGAAAGGCGGGTACAAGCCGACCGCGAACGCGTTCGAGGCACTCGACCTCCAGAGTCTGGACGAACCGGCGTCGACGCCGCTGTTCCACAACGACGAGCGCCTGGAGAACGTGAACGTCCAGGAGATCAACCTCACGTCCGTCCACCACCCCGAGCTGTGCCGCGCGGAGATCCACCTGCAGGGGTCGGTCCGGAACTTCCACGAGGGCGACGCCGTCAGCGTCGGCCCGACACCGCTGTCGAAGCTCGTCATCGACGGCACCGTCGACGGGAAAGACGACACCGCGTCGGTGCTGATCCTGAAGATCGACGGCATGGAGGCGCCCAGCGAACCGCCCGAGCACTGA